The DNA region GAAGCAGCTAGAAAGTGCTTGACAACTAGTTTGGAAACTTCGAGCGCCATTGCCTCTGCACTTGATGAATCTCGATCGAGATTGCAGCTACTTAACCAGAGATATCTGTCCTTGCAAGCTTCCCTTAGACCCATCTCGAAGCAGAAGTGCTCATTTGTCAACATTGACCAAGGTATAGACAGTGTTCTATGTTCTGCTGCTGCACTCCTCAAGGTTTCTGACTCTGTTCAGCACTTGGAGCATTCTCTCTTAACAGATCCCTCTTCTGATCTATACACCTATGTCTCAGACACAAAGAAGCTCGAGGAAGCATTGAAGCTTCTAACTGATAATTGCAGGTTAGCAGTTGGCTGGTTGAAGGACGTCTTTGAGTTCTTACAAGACAAAGCAATCACCAATGAGCTTTACCTGTTGAATGTGAAGAAATCTTTGAGAATATTGCAAGAATTGCAGGTCAAGGAGGAAAGTTCTCGCCTTGATGGAGGTCTTCTTAGTACTGCTTTTGACAAACTAGAACTTGAGTTCCACAGGCTTATCATAGCAAACTCCATGCCTCTTCCTTTGGTTTCGTTGACATCACACATCGGTCAGCAAGCCAGTATTGCCAAACAAGCTTTGCCATTGACAAGTTCTTTAGCAGGGGAGTTGCATGCCATCATTGAGAGATTACATGCTAACGGCAGGCTAGACAAGTGTCAATCTATCTATGTTGAAGTTCGAGGTATGAATGCTCGTCGAAGCTTGAAGACTTTAGATTTGAGTTACCTTGAGATTCTAACAGCTGAATTTGAGGGTGCACAGTGTATAGAGAGCTACATAGACCAATGGGGTTGCCATTTGGAGTTGGTTGTGAAGCAACTGCTCAAGACCGAGTGCAGGCTCTCAGCTATTGTCTTTGAGAAAATCGGTCCAGAAGCATGGATGGGGTGTTTTGCAAAGATTGCCATTGAATCAGgaattctttcttttattcaatTTGGAAGGATTGTTACTGAGAGGAAGAATGACCCCTTCAAGTTGTTGAACCTGCTGTCCATATTCAAGGTCTTAAATGGTCTAAGGCTAATATTCAACCAGCTTTTCAGTGTGAAAGCTTGTAAAGAAATTAGGACTGTGACTGAGGATCTCATAAAAAAAGTAGTCAATGGTGCCAGTGAGGTATTTTGGCAACTTCCAGCACAAGTTAGGTTGCAAAGACCGACTTCTCCTCCCTCTGATGGCAGTGTTCCCAGGCTGGTAagctttgtaattgattactgcaATCAGCTGCTCGGGGATGCCTATAGGCCACATTTGACACAGGTTTTGGGAATACATCTTAGCTGGAGAAAGGAAGCATACGAAGAGGGTATTGTTTTCTGCCAAATATATAACGCAATTAAGGAGGTTGCGGTAAATTTGGATTCTTGGTCAAAGGCCTATGAAGATATCACATTGTCCTACCTTTTTATGATGAATAATCACTGTCATTTCTGCAATTTGAGGGGTACTGTGCTTGGAAATATGATGGGAGATTCTTGGTTAAAAGCACACGAGCAATATAAGGACTATTATGCTGCACtttatttgaggaaaagctGGGGAAAGCTTCTATCTATTCTCGTAGTTCAAAGGGACATACTTTCACCCACCAGTGCAAGTGTGACAAGCCAAGACTTGACAAAGAGACTAAATGCTTTCAATCTAGCTTTTGATGAAAGGTACAAAAAGCAATCTAATTGGGTAATCTCCGATGAGATCTTGAGGGAAAATGTATGCAAGCATTTGGTGGAAGGTATTATACCAATTTATAGGGCCTACGTCAAGAATTATTGTTTGTCAATAgaaaatgatgctaaggttgacAAGCATATGAAATATACGGCACAGAGTTTGGAGAACAAGATTAGGTCTCTGTTTCAGCCCAGGCAGAGGAAGGGTAGTAGCAGTAAACAGACAGACttgattagtaaaataaaagaagtaaGTCATCAGTTTCGCTTGACTCTAGCTGCtctataatgtttttttcttgtaCTTGGCAAGATGAAAGCTAATGTACTTAACGTAATGTGTGCGTAGAAAAATACAAATCATTTGCAAGTAGGACTTCACTGTTACTTGTATGTTATCACAGTTACAGCTTAATtagttgttttttaataaaaatgactCTGACTTTGGTATTTATATCTTTTGGCTTTTCGAATTTCATtgtaccatttttttaaaaaatacaaaaggaaagaaaagacaTGTATATGCTAACATGAATAAATGCCTCTCAAGGTATTCAAATCAAGTTTCTTTCTATTCTCTTCTAATGTATATTACATaatgtaatttctttttcattatgaATCCCAATATTGGAAAACAGATTTTCAAGTAACAACATTGCATTCTTCTACAAACTCATTAATTTTAGACAATTCTTAAGCTTCAAGTATTTATCGTATATATTACAAGATACATTTGGAATTAACTTAGACGCGAATCAAACAGACCATATTCACCCATCATACATTCCTCGCAATGGAAGTACTTATGTCTCTATAAACATTACCAGCAGTGTTACAAGTTAGAATCTTGAAATAGCCATTCTGACATTTACCTAATTAATACCCTTATTCAAGGATTAATCTAATAACTATGCCTCCGGTAATATCCagtcaaagaagaaaataaaaagaatagatCATATTAGAATCGATATAATTAACCTTTTTTGCTTACTAACTTATCATGCATATATACTACTTGTTACTAAAATGTCACACATTTATAGATGTATGAGTATATGCAAACACCTGTTCATCCATTCAACCCGGATTTGATATCAAAATGCATTGCCTAATACCAGAGTTTTGAAACACAAACGTGTATTGGATTTTTCCTGATGTGGCTACAAAACACCTTAGAAGTACATCAAACATTGCATCAACACTAGATGAGTCAAAACTAAACAAAGCCACGATAGACATGGTcatattctttgaaaaataACCAAGGATGGATGTTTGATAACAACTGAAGAATTGGCATGTTGGTTACAGAAAAGGGGACTTGACTGGCTTCAACTCTTTAACCTTTGAAAAGTCTGGATGTTGGAAGTTTCTTTCTACCTCCCAAGCGAGTTGTGACATACAATTAAACGTCGACTTGGCACCTTTCTCATCGGTGACTTCTCTGGGGAAAGGAATGCGGACGTCAAACACACCTTTGTGAGGGGAAGACAAACGCATGTCAAAGCCCAAGCGATCAACCCATAGCATCTTTGCCTCGGAGACCTTGCAAAGTTAATTTAGAGTAGGGTTCTGTTTAGTTAGCATTTAGCAATGTGATTTTGATGACATTAGGCATAGATAGTGTTAACAGTAAGTAGTAACAAACCAGGAAATCCAAATCAACGTAGACATTGCAAAAGCGAGTAATGTCTTCCATATTGTTGGTGTTGATTTCAGTGACTAAGTTGTGTGCAGAGTCTCGAAGAGGATCGGGTTGAGCATTTTTGTAATCTGAAGAGGTGACCCATATGCCATCCTGCAATGCAGTATGCAACACAATGAACACATCACTACTAGCATAGGCACAATAAGGTTATATTATGTGTTAATGAGTGTGGTGTTGGTTCGTACCTCCTGAATGTCTTCCAATTGGAGTACCCGATCCACGGcaataatgtaaataaaatcttgatCAACTTCTTCTCCAAACCTTTTCCTCCACACAGAAACAAGACGCTACATACACAGTACacaaaaatgatgagatttgaattatgattatgatcCTGATTTGATTTGCTAAGATAGGGAACTCAAGTAACAAGTCAGTTACCTTTGGATCCTGTGGTTTGGTAAGGGTTCCTTGAATAGTGCACTGAGGAGTGCGCAATCCAAATTGTTCAAACTgataaacaaacacaaacagaaATAAATCCCTGGAATTAATAGATATATAATTAACagaatagagagagagagagagaagacgaGGCACCTGAACATGAAGAGAAGAGGGGATGTTAGTGTTGTCAGTGGAATTGAAGCAGAACAAGGGAGTGCCATGTTCAGGGTCAACCGCGAATCGAACCCCAGTACCAAGTGGCAAACCCTCTTGGGTCAACGTACACAGCGTGCCCACCTTAGCCAACTCCATTATGGTCCTCGATGCCTCTGCTGGATACGGCTTCGTTTtgctctcactctcactcttcAATTCCAATTGGGACACCGAACATTTTGGGCCACAATTGCTCCTTCTCAATGAGACTGAGCTATTTCTTTTGCTTGCGGGTGTGAGTCTGACCCATGGACACGCTGTGCCAAATTGCCTCGTTTGAAGAAGCATTTCTTCACCTTCACTTTCAGATCACACCCACTGCTCAACTCAAGTAATAGAAAGGATAAGAAGAACCACGAACCCGTAATATGTCGTTTTTCTTGCATAGCTAAACGACACTTCGTTTTGGTGCCTTTTTATTTATCCACACCAAACGCTGCGTTTTGACTTTTGAGTGTTGATTTGACCATTATCAAGTGATGGCGATGATGGCTGCGACGACACTCACAGTCACACCGCCGAGATGGTCGTGGCGTCCAACTCGTCGTTCCTTTTCCCGCCAAATGCATCCACGGCTGAGAGGTGCGTGCTTCAATCGACAGTTTTACCGTGCAAAACTACATGtattgaattattaatttggaTTGTGTTTTGTAGGTTTGGGAATGTACAGAAATGGTGGTGTCTCTGGGAGCAATTGGGCTTTTGAAATCCTTCCGAGTGGTGAAAAGGCATAGTTGGATGAGCAGGATGTGGTGAGGTTTATTGATCCCTTTCGACCCATCTTCCTATAATCCCGCTGCATACCTATGGTATCTATTATGCTTTCTCATGCTGCTTGCAACTCTTACAATGCCATCCACTTCTCTCACTCTCTGTGTTcaggaaaaaaattgaagatattCCTCAGCAAAGACGGCATCGACTTCTCCGATTGTTAAAACCTaggtcttttatttttccttactctttttttaattccacttttatcttatcttacaTTAACACTGCgattttctgataaaaaaaagaaacttacacTGCGAGTTTTTGGGCAGACTTGTATCAATGGCTTGGCAGATAGCTGGTACACGATATGAGGATCCCAAGTTAGTAAAGAAAAGTGCTTCTACGTTCCAACAAAGATGATATCATGCTTGAATATTATAACTCCTCATCAAGTGGAGGTTAGTCAACACATTCATCGTCGTTGTGTTGTTGGTATTAGTCAATGTTGTTAAAACCTACATAATCAATGCATTCTGTTTCCTACAGCCTTCCATTCTTTGCTGACCTCCACGTCAAGGAATGGAGCAGTAATTGATGGCCAACTTTGCTCCCTAATACCATGCACACTTCAATCCCAGTGCTCAAAATAAATGTCTTcccttttcttatatatatttatataagattTTCCTATTTCATTTTACTGGATTCGTAACTACCTTCCATTTGAATTAGGAAATACTACTTATTTCCCTGCAAATTTCACCTGCCTTCTTTCATGGCTTCCTGTTCCAACACTTCTGCCACTGTGTACCTCAGTGTGTCTCGTGTGCTGAACGTATTTGTCATGG from Glycine soja cultivar W05 chromosome 8, ASM419377v2, whole genome shotgun sequence includes:
- the LOC114423974 gene encoding exocyst complex component EXO70A1-like, which produces MESLEAARKCLTTSLETSSAIASALDESRSRLQLLNQRYLSLQASLRPISKQKCSFVNIDQGIDSVLCSAAALLKVSDSVQHLEHSLLTDPSSDLYTYVSDTKKLEEALKLLTDNCRLAVGWLKDVFEFLQDKAITNELYLLNVKKSLRILQELQVKEESSRLDGGLLSTAFDKLELEFHRLIIANSMPLPLVSLTSHIGQQASIAKQALPLTSSLAGELHAIIERLHANGRLDKCQSIYVEVRGMNARRSLKTLDLSYLEILTAEFEGAQCIESYIDQWGCHLELVVKQLLKTECRLSAIVFEKIGPEAWMGCFAKIAIESGILSFIQFGRIVTERKNDPFKLLNLLSIFKVLNGLRLIFNQLFSVKACKEIRTVTEDLIKKVVNGASEVFWQLPAQVRLQRPTSPPSDGSVPRLVSFVIDYCNQLLGDAYRPHLTQVLGIHLSWRKEAYEEGIVFCQIYNAIKEVAVNLDSWSKAYEDITLSYLFMMNNHCHFCNLRGTVLGNMMGDSWLKAHEQYKDYYAALYLRKSWGKLLSILVVQRDILSPTSASVTSQDLTKRLNAFNLAFDERYKKQSNWVISDEILRENVCKHLVEGIIPIYRAYVKNYCLSIENDAKVDKHMKYTAQSLENKIRSLFQPRQRKGSSSKQTDLISKIKEVSHQFRLTLAAL
- the LOC114422528 gene encoding glutamyl-tRNA reductase-binding protein, chloroplastic — its product is MLLQTRQFGTACPWVRLTPASKRNSSVSLRRSNCGPKCSVSQLELKSESESKTKPYPAEASRTIMELAKVGTLCTLTQEGLPLGTGVRFAVDPEHGTPLFCFNSTDNTNIPSSLHVQFEQFGLRTPQCTIQGTLTKPQDPKRLVSVWRKRFGEEVDQDFIYIIAVDRVLQLEDIQEDGIWVTSSDYKNAQPDPLRDSAHNLVTEINTNNMEDITRFCNVYVDLDFLVSEAKMLWVDRLGFDMRLSSPHKGVFDVRIPFPREVTDEKGAKSTFNCMSQLAWEVERNFQHPDFSKVKELKPVKSPFL